In Paenibacillus algicola, a genomic segment contains:
- a CDS encoding NAD(P)/FAD-dependent oxidoreductase, protein MSSIPKIVILGAGYGGILTAQRLQKELNYNEADVTLVNRHDYHYITTHLHMPAAGTDSIENTRVSISKLIDEFKIDLVKSSVQEIRLHDKKVILEDGTLSYDYLIIALGGEPETFGIPGLAEHAMSIRSINSVRLIRSHIEHQFALYKNERRPQERINFVVGGAGFSGIEFVAELADRIPKLCKEYDVDPALVNIYNVEAAPSALPGFAPELVDYAMELLTRKGVTFKLGTAIQECTPHGVVLSTGEELRSNTVVWTGGIRGNRLIEAAGLETMRGRVKVDEYLRAPGHDHIYIIGDNSLVLNGERPYPPTAQMAIQQGICCAQNIVATIRGKVLRKFQYQHKGTVASLGKGQGIGVVGSKQYQGWKAAQLKKLVDLRYLFMIGGIPLVLRKGRFL, encoded by the coding sequence ATGAGCAGCATACCGAAAATCGTAATCCTTGGAGCGGGTTACGGCGGCATTTTAACAGCGCAGCGGCTGCAAAAGGAATTGAATTATAATGAAGCAGATGTCACGCTGGTCAATCGCCATGACTATCATTATATAACGACCCATCTGCATATGCCCGCTGCAGGAACAGACAGCATCGAGAACACCAGAGTATCCATCTCGAAGCTGATCGACGAGTTCAAGATTGATCTGGTCAAATCCTCTGTACAGGAGATCCGGCTCCATGACAAGAAGGTCATTCTTGAGGATGGTACCCTTTCCTATGATTATCTCATCATTGCCTTGGGTGGTGAGCCCGAAACTTTCGGGATTCCAGGACTTGCAGAGCATGCCATGTCCATCCGCAGCATCAACTCGGTCCGGCTGATCCGCTCCCATATCGAGCATCAGTTCGCGCTCTACAAGAATGAACGCCGGCCGCAGGAGCGGATTAATTTCGTGGTGGGCGGTGCAGGCTTTAGCGGCATCGAATTTGTGGCGGAGCTTGCGGACCGCATCCCGAAGCTGTGTAAGGAATATGATGTCGATCCCGCACTGGTCAATATCTACAATGTCGAGGCGGCCCCTTCGGCCCTTCCGGGCTTCGCGCCGGAGCTGGTGGATTACGCGATGGAGCTGCTGACGCGTAAAGGCGTTACCTTTAAGCTCGGCACCGCAATTCAGGAGTGTACTCCGCATGGCGTCGTCTTAAGCACCGGAGAGGAGCTTCGTTCCAACACGGTCGTGTGGACGGGAGGAATCCGGGGCAACCGGCTTATTGAAGCTGCCGGACTTGAGACGATGCGCGGCCGGGTCAAGGTGGATGAATATCTGCGGGCACCGGGGCATGATCATATTTATATTATCGGTGACAATTCCCTGGTGTTGAACGGGGAGCGCCCTTACCCGCCAACGGCTCAGATGGCCATCCAGCAGGGCATCTGCTGCGCACAGAACATTGTGGCTACTATTCGCGGCAAGGTGCTGCGGAAGTTCCAGTACCAGCACAAGGGCACCGTAGCTTCCCTGGGCAAGGGACAGGGCATTGGCGTCGTGGGAAGCAAGCAGTATCAGGGCTGGAAGGCAGCGCAGCTGAAGAAGCTGGTGGATCTCCGGTATTTGTTTATGATCGGCGGCATTCCGCTCGTACTCAGAAAAGGACGGTTTCTATAA
- a CDS encoding NAD(P)/FAD-dependent oxidoreductase yields the protein MTDIPQESMTDLLIIGGGPAGMFAAFYGGMRQASVKLIESMPQLGGQLSALYPEKYIYDVAGFPKVTAQELVNNLSKQMDHFDTDIRLDEKVHTVEKAAERHFIVKTDKGEHHGKSVIITAGVGAFEPRRLELPNAAAFEERNLHYFVSDLRRFEGKRVLISGGGDSAVDWALMLEPLAAQVTLVHRRDKFRAHEHSVERLMSSSVQVITPTEITALHGEDQITKVTLTHIKSKEEQDIEVDDVIVNFGFVSSLGPITEWGIAIDNNSIVVDSRMETSVSGIFAAGDITSYPGKVKLIAVGFGEAPTAVNNAKVYFDPDARLSPGHSTNMKM from the coding sequence ATGACAGATATACCGCAGGAGTCAATGACCGACCTGCTCATTATTGGAGGAGGCCCGGCAGGCATGTTCGCCGCATTTTATGGCGGCATGCGGCAGGCCTCGGTGAAACTGATCGAGAGCATGCCTCAGCTCGGGGGACAGCTGTCTGCATTATATCCCGAGAAGTATATATATGATGTCGCCGGCTTCCCGAAAGTGACCGCTCAGGAGCTGGTTAACAATCTATCCAAGCAGATGGATCATTTCGATACCGATATCCGCCTGGATGAGAAGGTCCATACGGTGGAGAAAGCCGCGGAACGCCATTTTATCGTCAAGACGGATAAGGGCGAGCATCACGGTAAGTCTGTGATCATTACGGCCGGGGTTGGCGCCTTTGAGCCCCGGCGCCTGGAGCTGCCGAATGCAGCCGCTTTTGAAGAACGCAACCTGCACTACTTTGTCAGCGATTTGAGACGCTTTGAGGGCAAGAGAGTGCTGATCAGCGGCGGCGGAGACTCTGCCGTTGACTGGGCCTTGATGCTGGAGCCTTTGGCTGCGCAGGTTACCCTTGTACACCGCCGGGATAAGTTCCGTGCCCATGAGCATAGCGTAGAGCGGCTTATGAGCTCCAGTGTACAAGTCATTACCCCTACCGAGATTACCGCGCTTCACGGTGAGGACCAGATTACGAAGGTGACCCTGACTCATATTAAGAGCAAGGAAGAGCAGGATATTGAGGTCGATGATGTAATTGTCAATTTCGGCTTTGTCTCTTCGCTTGGCCCTATTACAGAGTGGGGTATTGCGATTGACAACAATTCCATTGTAGTCGATTCCCGGATGGAAACGAGCGTATCCGGCATTTTCGCCGCCGGGGATATTACCAGTTATCCGGGCAAGGTGAAGCTGATCGCAGTTGGCTTTGGCGAGGCACCGACGGCTGTAAATAACGCGAAGGTTTATTTTGATCCGGACGCCCGGCTGTCTCCGGGGCACAGCACCAATATGAAGATGTAA